From Scleropages formosus chromosome 1, fSclFor1.1, whole genome shotgun sequence, a single genomic window includes:
- the col10a1b gene encoding collagen alpha-1(X) chain, with protein MDIRVISVALLLLALANATPDRYHVRVHKEPYPKKTHAPPPGEPGPQGEPGPPGPPGPAGPPGKSGYGKPGPHGPPGPPGPAGYSATGKPGTPGAPGKPGANGKPGDGGPPGAPGPQGARGATGAPGIPGPAGLSSVGKPGPHGLPGPMGPRGEQGLKGHPGVPGLPGPKGDMGHGIPGTPGQRGPIGPMGPAGQPGIPGVGKSGPAGIPGEPGKSGVPGRDGSPGPVGRPGPKGPDGIPGIGSPGKPGQNGAPGMPGNPGAKGPPGPSGAPGIPGAPGVGKPGIPGQPGERGVPGTSGTTGQKGEPGPMGFTGAPGAVGPVGPVGPQGARGLQGEAGLPGLKGDIGEMGIPGAQGYKGDKGARGLDGKSGIPGAPGAMGPKGPVGAPGSTGEKGHPGAPGKSGSPGPVGLKGHPGRPGEPGARGDNGVPGARGPVGPTGPPGAQGLKGHPGHPGPPGPAGLAAKGISGPQGPPGPPGARGHDGLPGPVGPPGPPGPPGEIVYDKGVPLKSHEVMVPLKPHVSAFTAVLTKAYPPSGEPIRFDQVIYNAENHYDPHSGIFTCHIPGIYYFAYHLHVNGANALVALYRNGEPVMFTYDEYNNGFLDQMSGSAVLLLNEHDTVYVQVPDEEANGVFAAENVHCSFGGFLIAST; from the coding sequence CACCACCACCAGGTGAGCCAGGACCCCAAGGTGAACCAGGACCACCTGGACCCCCTGGGCCCGCTGGACCTCCAGGCAAGAGTGGATATGGAAAACCAGGCCCTCACGGTCCACCAGGGCCACCAGGGCCAGCTGGTTACTCTGCAACTGGTAAACCTGGCACTCCAGGTGCACCTGGTAAGCCTGGTGCCAATGGCAAGCCTGGTGATGGTGGACCACCTGGTGCACCTGGACCCCAAGGTGCAAGGGGTGCCACCGGTGCTCCCGGGATCCCTGGACCTGCAGGTCTTTCTTCTGTTGGTAAACCTGGACCACATGGTTTGCCTGGACCAATGGGGCCTAGAGGTGAGCAAGGCTTGAAGGGACACCCTGGTGTTCCTGGACTTCCTGGTCCAAAAGGGGACATGGGACATGGCATTCCTGGGACTCCAGGTCAGAGAGGACCAATAGGTCCAATGGGTCCTGCAGGTCAGCCGGGTATTCCTGGGGTTGGGAAATCTGGTCCAGCTGGAATCCCTGGGGAGCCTGGAAAGTCAGGTGTTCCAGGGAGGGATGGGAGCCCAGGGCCAGTGGGAAGGCCAGGACCAAAAGGTCCTGATGGAATCCCAGGTATAGGATCCCCAGGCAAGCCAGGTCAGAATGGTGCTCCTGGTATGCCTGGCAATCCTGGAGCAAAAGGTCCCCCAGGGCCAAGCGGAGCACCTGGAATTCCTGGTGCACCAGGTGTAGGAAAACCTGGCATTCCTGGACAGCCAGGAGAGAGAGGAGTTCCAGGTACCTCAGGTACTACTGGTCAGAAAGGTGAACCCGGACCAATGGGGTTCACAGGTGCACCAGGCGCTGTTGGACCTGTGGGACCTGTAGGTCCTCAAGGTGCAAGAGGATTACAGGGAGAGGCAGGGCTTCCTGGACTTAAAGGTGACATTGGTGAAATGGGAATACCTGGAGCACAGGGATACAAGGGTGACAAGGGAGCACGAGGTTTAGACGGAAAGTCAGGAATTCCAGGAGCACCAGGCGCTATGGGTCCAAAAGGTCCTGTTGGAGCACCAGGTAGCACAGGAGAAAAAGGTCACCCTGGTGCACCTGGTAAATCAGGTAGCCCAGGACCTGTGGGACTAAAAGGACATCCAGGGAGACCTGGAGAACCAGGAGCAAGGGGAGATAATGGAGTTCCCGGAGCAAGAGGGCCAGTTGGGCCCACTGGTCCTCCAGGAGCACAGGGCCTTAAAGGCCACCCAGGTCATCCTGGGCCTCCTGGCCCTGCAGGACTAGCGGCTAAGGGAATTTCAGGCCCTCAGGGACCCCCAGGCCCTCCAGGAGCTAGAGGACATGATGGTCTTCCCGGACCAGTTGGACCTCCTGGCCCACCTGGCCCTCCGGGTGAGATCGTTTATGACAAAGGCGTGCCCCTGAAATCACATGAGGTAATGGTGCCTCTGAAGCCCCATGTTTCTGCCTTCACTGCCGTGTTGACTAAGGCTTACCCTCCATCTGGTGAACCCATTCGGTTTGACCAGGTTATTTATAACGCTGAGAACCACTATGATCCTCACAGTGGAATCTTTACTTGCCACATCCCAGGTATCTACTACTTTGCCTACCATCTGCATGTCAATGGGGCCAATGCACTGGTGGCGCTGTACAGAAACGGCGAACCTGTTATGTTCACCTACGATGAGTACAACAATGGTTTCCTGGACCAGATGTCTGGTAGTGCTGTCCTTCTGCTTAATGAGCATGACACTGTCTATGTTCAGGTGCCTGATGAGGAAGCCAATGGTGTCTTTGCTGCCGAAAATGTCCACTGCTCTTTCGGTGGATTCCTGATCGCTTCTACGTGA
- the frk gene encoding tyrosine-protein kinase SRK2, translating into MDIGQRFVLWVRSHCCHDKSSADIETKPKAKGKDIVVLKNDHVDAPKRPLPPLPPRDMYVALYDYTARTADDLSFRAGDRLEALNKTGPWWFARALTGISANKEGFVPANYVAQEESLYAEPWYFQDTKRVDAEKMLLSEGNETGAFLIRQCESQKGELSLSVLDNGKVKHYKVRKLDNGGYYVSTAKSFLTLKELVQYYSENNHGLCVQLGEPCKKLEAPQTHGLSYNTVDHWEISRSSIKLLKKLGTGQFGEVYEGLWNGTTPVAVKTLRCGNMDPNDFLREAQIMKKLRHSKLIQLYAVCTLDEPIYIITELMKNGSLLEYLQKDKGKELQFHDQVEMAAQVAAGMAYLEQQNYIHRDLAARNVLVGENNICKVADFGLARVFKVDNENVYEAKEGSKFPVKWTAPEAINANKFSIKSDVWSFGILMYEIITFGQMPYPTMSNYQVIQVLPSGYRMSCPANCPTVFYNIMMDCWKENDFDRPTFETLQWKLEDYFDLDVTSYADTNRIP; encoded by the exons ATGGATATCGGACAAAGGTTCGTCCTGTGGGTTCGGAGCCACTGCTGCCACGACAAGTCGTCCGCGGACATCGAAACGAAGCCCAAGGCCAAGGGAAAAGACATCGTGGTGCTCAAGAATGACCACGTGGACGCCCCCAAGAGGCCGCTGCCCCCGCTGCCCCCCAGGGACATGTACGTGGCCCTGTATGACTACACGGCCCGCACGGCGGACGACCTGAGCTTCAGGGCCGGAGACCGGCTGGAGGCGCTCAACAAGACCGGCCCCTGGTGGTTCGCCAGGGCGCTCACGGGCATCTCGGCCAACAAGGAGGGCTTCGTCCCGGCCAACTATGTGGCCCAGGAGGAAAGTCTCTACGCCGAGCC GTGGTACTTTCAAGACACTAAGAGGGTAGATGCTGAGAAGATGCTATTGTCTGAGGGGAATGAGACAGGCGCCTTCCTCATCAGACAGTGTGAAAGTCAAAAAGGAGAACTTTCGCTTTCAG TACTGGACAATGGGAAGGTGAAACATTACAAAGTGCGGAAACTCGATAATGGAGGGTACTACGTGTCCACAGCAAAAAGTTTTCTGACACTAAAGGAGCTTGTTCAGTACTACTCAGAAAATAACCACGGTCTCTGCGTACAGCTTGGGGAACCATGTAAGAAG CTGGAAGCTCCCCAGACTCATGGGCTCTCCTACAACACAGTGGATCACTGGGAAATCAGCCGCAGCTCCATTAAACTGCTGAAAAAGTTGGGTACTGGACAGTTCGGGGAGGTCTATGAGGGACTCTGGAATGGCACCACCCCGGTTGCAGTCAAAACTCTCAGATGTG GTAACATGGATCCCAATGACTTCCTCCGGGAGGCTCAGATAATGAAGAAGCTGCGACACTCCAAACTGATTCAGCTGTATGCTGTTTGCACCTTGGATGAGCCAATTTACATCATCACGGAGCTGATGAAGAATGGCAGCTTGCTGGAGTACCTACAGA AGGACAAGGggaaggaacttcagttccatGACCAGGTTGAGATGGCGGCCCAGGTTGCTGCAGGGATGGCCTACCTGGAACAGCAGAACTACATCCACAGGGACCTGGCTGCCAGGAATGTGTTGGTTGGCGAGAACAACATCTGCAAGGTTGCAGACTTTGGCTTAGCCAGGGTCTTCAAG GTGGACAATGAGAATGTGTATGAAGCCAAAGAGGGCTCCAAGTTCCCAGTGAAATGGACGGCACCCGAAGCCATCAACGCTAACAAGTTTTCCATCAAATCGGACGTTTGGTCCTTTGGCATCCTAATGTATGAAATCATAACCTTTGGGCAGATGCCTTATCCAA CCATGAGCAACTACCAGGTGATCCAGGTGCTCCCCAGCGGGTACAGAATGTCTTGCCCTGCCAACTGCCCCACTGTTTTCTACAACATCATGATGGACTGCTGGAAGGAGAATGACTTTGACCGGCCCACGTTCGAGACGCTGCAGTGGAAGCTGGAGGACTACTTTGACTTGGATGTGACTTCTTATGCAGACACCAACCGTATACCTtag